The following proteins come from a genomic window of Candidatus Binatia bacterium:
- the dmpG gene encoding 4-hydroxy-2-oxovalerate aldolase, translated as MSEKTFVHILDSTLRDGSHALSHQFTAEQVAKVAKGLDDAGVEMIEVSHGDGLGGSTVTYGFSKQAELELLKAASSVIKKGKLAVLLLPGIGTKEDLKMAADCGAKVAQIATHVTEADVSEQHIGLAKKMGMETIGMLMLSHMASPEKLVEQGKIMEAAGADVVLVTDSAGALMPHTVKERVAALRAALKIGIGFHGHNNLSLAVANSVVAIEEGARWLDACTCGLGAGSGNTPTEVLVAVLNKLGYETGIDLWKIMDTAEEVVRPIMPKPVRIGKASLTMGYAGVYSSFLLHADKAAQQFGVDARDILVELGRRKVVGGQEDMIVEVAMELAEKKKHAAA; from the coding sequence ATGAGCGAGAAAACTTTCGTCCATATCCTCGACAGCACCCTCAGGGACGGCAGCCACGCGCTGAGCCACCAGTTCACCGCCGAGCAGGTGGCGAAGGTCGCCAAGGGGCTGGACGATGCCGGCGTGGAGATGATCGAGGTTTCCCACGGCGACGGGCTCGGCGGCTCGACGGTCACTTACGGATTTTCCAAGCAGGCCGAGCTGGAGCTGCTCAAGGCGGCCTCGTCGGTGATCAAGAAGGGGAAGCTCGCCGTCCTCCTCCTTCCCGGCATCGGCACCAAAGAGGATCTCAAGATGGCGGCCGATTGCGGCGCCAAAGTGGCGCAGATCGCCACGCACGTGACCGAGGCGGACGTTTCGGAGCAGCACATCGGGCTGGCGAAAAAGATGGGCATGGAAACCATCGGCATGCTCATGCTCTCCCACATGGCCTCGCCGGAGAAGCTCGTCGAACAAGGAAAGATCATGGAGGCCGCCGGCGCCGACGTGGTGCTGGTGACCGATTCCGCCGGCGCCCTCATGCCCCACACGGTCAAAGAGCGCGTGGCGGCCCTGCGCGCGGCACTGAAGATCGGCATCGGCTTCCACGGCCACAACAATCTCTCGCTCGCCGTCGCGAACAGCGTGGTCGCAATCGAAGAGGGAGCGCGCTGGCTGGACGCCTGCACTTGTGGTTTGGGGGCGGGCTCCGGCAATACCCCGACGGAGGTGCTGGTCGCGGTGCTGAATAAGCTGGGTTATGAAACCGGCATCGATCTCTGGAAAATCATGGACACGGCCGAAGAGGTCGTCCGGCCGATCATGCCGAAGCCCGTGCGCATCGGCAAGGCCAGTCTTACCATGGGCTACGCCGGAGTCTATTCCAGCTTTCTTCTCCACGCGGACAAGGCCGCGCAGCAGTTCGGCGTGGACGCGCGCGACATCCTGGTCGAGCTCGGCAGGCGCAAGGTCGTAGGCGGCCAGGAGGACATGATCGTCGAGGTGGCGATGGAGCTGGCGGAAAAAAAGAAGCACGCCGCGGCGTAG